From the genome of Salvelinus alpinus chromosome 19, SLU_Salpinus.1, whole genome shotgun sequence, one region includes:
- the LOC139545750 gene encoding myb/SANT-like DNA-binding domain-containing protein 4 isoform X2 gives MATRAAYFSPSEAQILMEAYEEVKDIIKKKGNTATVIKQREKAWQSIADRLNALNMNGPKRTWQQVKIKYKNILQNAVKKNTHRQGTGGGSPKADLTPAEDMALELNKGRPVLEGIPGGKETSIGSSQDATRFIQVSGSTVFLLEPPAQAPDDADPGEGPSAAATAHDGDDDEEETISLDSRRHEDPDAIQWENQPGNISSQAIRKLYGNHLRRQIELADIDIQYKKKKMENLALESEIKKRTIRKLDLEIKKLEREVRYAFNVHCMLTVTQMY, from the exons atggcaactagagccgcgtacttttccccgtcggaagcacaaatcctcatggaggcatacgaggaggtaaaagatataattaagaagaaaggcaacaccgccacagtgataaagcaaagagaaaaagcgtggcaaagtattgcagaccgcctgaatgc attaaacatgaacgggccaaaacggacatggcagcaggtcaaaatcaaatacaagaacattctgcagaatg cagtgaaaaagaatacccacagacaaggcacgggtggtgggtcaccaaaggctgaccttaccccagcagaggacatggccttggagctaaataaaggcaggcccgtcttagaggggatccctggggggaaagagacgagcataggttcctcccaagatgccacccgcttcattcaag tgtctggcagcactgtgttcctgttagagccaccagcacaagcaccagacgatgctgatcca ggtgaaggccccagtgcagcagcaacagcacatgatggagacgatgatgaggaggagaccatctctctggattccagaaggcatgag gacccagatgctatacagtgggaaaaccagcctggcaacata agctcacaagctatcagaaagttgtatggcaaccacctccggcgccaaatagaactggcagacatagacattcagtacaagaagaaaaagatggaaaatcttgcactggagtccgaaataaaaaagaggacaattaggaaactggaccttgaaataaaaaaacttgagagggaggtgagatatgccttcaatgtacactgtatgctaactgtaacacaaatgtattaa
- the LOC139545750 gene encoding myb/SANT-like DNA-binding domain-containing protein 4 isoform X3, whose product MATRAAYFSPSEAQILMEAYEEVKDIIKKKGNTATVIKQREKAWQSIADRLNALNMNGPKRTWQQVKIKYKNILQNAVKKNTHRQGTGGGSPKADLTPAEDMALELNKGRPVLEGIPGGKETSIGSSQDATRFIQVSGSTVFLLEPPAQAPDDADPGEGPSAAATAHDGDDDEEETISLDSRRHEDPDAIQWENQPGNISSQAIRKLYGNHLRRQIELADIDIQYKKKKMENLALESEIKKRTIRKLDLEIKKLERELQEDDTAQNKN is encoded by the exons atggcaactagagccgcgtacttttccccgtcggaagcacaaatcctcatggaggcatacgaggaggtaaaagatataattaagaagaaaggcaacaccgccacagtgataaagcaaagagaaaaagcgtggcaaagtattgcagaccgcctgaatgc attaaacatgaacgggccaaaacggacatggcagcaggtcaaaatcaaatacaagaacattctgcagaatg cagtgaaaaagaatacccacagacaaggcacgggtggtgggtcaccaaaggctgaccttaccccagcagaggacatggccttggagctaaataaaggcaggcccgtcttagaggggatccctggggggaaagagacgagcataggttcctcccaagatgccacccgcttcattcaag tgtctggcagcactgtgttcctgttagagccaccagcacaagcaccagacgatgctgatcca ggtgaaggccccagtgcagcagcaacagcacatgatggagacgatgatgaggaggagaccatctctctggattccagaaggcatgag gacccagatgctatacagtgggaaaaccagcctggcaacata agctcacaagctatcagaaagttgtatggcaaccacctccggcgccaaatagaactggcagacatagacattcagtacaagaagaaaaagatggaaaatcttgcactggagtccgaaataaaaaagaggacaattaggaaactggaccttgaaataaaaaaacttgagagggag ctccaagaagatgacacagctcaaaataaaaattag
- the LOC139545750 gene encoding putative nuclease HARBI1 isoform X1, which yields MKAQNCVFLSALTMACPFVRDVVDEEALVLRRAFRRERVFRDRLDPLAFPDDHLYERYRFSADGIRYLCRLLGPRIKHRTARSHALSVEQMVCVALRFFASGAFLYSVGDAEQLNKATICRTIRSVCLAIKALADVFISFPGHRRLCDIKEEFYRIAGFPNVIGAVDCTHIRIKAPSGAHEADFVNRKSFHSINVQMVCNADCVISNVVAKWPGSVHDSRIFRASEIYQCLSQGEFSGVLLGDRGYGCQPFLLTPFTDPQEAQQAYNHAHARTRARVEMTFGLLKARFHCLHKLRVSPVRACDITVACAVLHNVACLRKERAPRVPPAMDWDNPAIFPDDDSGRLLRDQYVLNYFS from the exons atgaaggcccaaaattgtgtgttcctttctgctctgacaatggcatgcccattcgtgcgagatgtggtggatgaagaagcacttgtgctgaggagagccttcaggcgagaaagggtcttcagggaccggttggacccactggccttccctgatgaccatctatatgaaagatacaggttttctgcagatggcatcaggtatctatgcagactactgggtcccaggattaagcaccgcactgcacggagccatgcactgagtgtggagcaaatggtttgtgtggccttgcgcttttttgctagtggagccttcctgtactcagtgggggatgcagaacagctgaacaaggccacaatttgccgcacaataaggagtgtgtgtctggctatcaaagcattagcagatgtcttcatctccttccctggccacagaagactctgtgacatcaaagaggagttctataggattgcag gtttccccaatgtcattggtgcagtggactgcacacacataaggataaaagccccctcaggtgcccatgaggccgattttgtgaataggaaatcctttcacagcattaatgttcag atggtctgcaatgctgactgtgtgatcagcaatgttgtggcaaaatggcctggctcagtccatgactccagaatctttcgggcctctgaaatctatcagtgcctatcacaag gtgaattctctggtgtgttgctgggagacagggggtatggctgccagccttttctcctgacacctttcacagacccccaggaagcacagcaggcctacaaccatgcccatgccaggaccagggccagagttgaaatgacctttggcctcctgaaggcacgctttcactgccttcacaaattaagggtcagccctgttagggcatgtgatattactgtggcttgtgctgtcctccacaatgtggcctgcctgaggaaggagagggcccccagagtgccaccagccatggactgggacaatccggcaatcttccctgatgacgacagtggtcggctgctgagggaccaatatgtgttgaattattttagttag